Proteins encoded within one genomic window of Saccharopolyspora pogona:
- a CDS encoding DUF397 domain-containing protein — MTREPTGWRKSSRSHQQTACVEVAPTTYGAAVRDTKDRAAGYFTTTAQQWRLFVTAVKAGRFEP; from the coding sequence ATGACCCGAGAGCCTACTGGCTGGCGAAAGTCGAGCCGTTCACATCAGCAGACCGCGTGCGTCGAGGTCGCTCCAACCACCTACGGCGCGGCGGTTCGGGACACGAAGGACCGGGCTGCTGGGTACTTCACCACGACCGCTCAGCAGTGGCGGTTATTCGTCACCGCCGTCAAGGCTGGGCGGTTCGAGCCCTGA
- a CDS encoding LLM class flavin-dependent oxidoreductase yields the protein MGERKLHLNAFLMNVGHHEAAWRLPESDPAAGIGVDHYVNLARIAERGTFDSVFLADTPALRADVGQRPATSLEPTVLLTALATATSRIGLIATASTTYNEPYNLARRFASLDHVSGGRAGWNIVTNAVVEAARNFNLDELPSHHARYRRAEEFVEVSQKLWDSWEDDAEVHDKSGVWADDRKVHAIDHRGEHFTIRGPLNVPRSPQGYPLLVQAGSSEDGKAVAGRFAEAVFTAQQTLDEGKAFYADLKERAQQHGRDPDDIKILPGIVPVIGSTEAEARRLESDLQDHIVHSYALHRLATLLDVELTEKDLDRRLRPEELPGEDQIETAKSRYTLVVDLAKREDLTVREIIHRLGGGRGHRTFTGTPEQIADTIEHWFTSGAADGFNVMPAVLPSGLESFVDHVVPILRRRGLFRTEYTGRTLRDHYGLRRPANQFAQPEAVPAQQS from the coding sequence ATGGGTGAACGGAAGCTGCACCTCAACGCGTTCCTGATGAACGTCGGTCACCACGAGGCGGCGTGGCGGCTGCCGGAGAGCGATCCGGCCGCCGGCATCGGCGTGGACCACTACGTGAACCTGGCGCGGATCGCCGAGCGCGGCACCTTCGACTCGGTGTTCCTGGCCGACACTCCGGCCCTGCGCGCCGACGTCGGCCAGCGTCCGGCGACCTCGCTGGAGCCTACGGTGCTGTTGACCGCGCTGGCGACGGCGACCAGCAGGATCGGGCTGATCGCGACCGCCTCCACCACCTACAACGAGCCCTACAACCTCGCCCGCCGCTTCGCGTCGCTGGACCACGTCAGCGGCGGCCGGGCGGGCTGGAACATCGTCACCAACGCGGTGGTGGAGGCGGCGCGCAACTTCAACCTGGACGAGCTACCGTCGCACCACGCCCGCTACCGGCGGGCGGAAGAGTTCGTCGAGGTGTCGCAGAAGCTCTGGGACAGCTGGGAAGACGATGCCGAGGTGCACGACAAATCCGGGGTGTGGGCGGATGACCGCAAGGTGCACGCCATCGACCACCGGGGCGAGCACTTCACGATTCGCGGGCCGCTGAACGTACCGCGCTCGCCGCAGGGCTACCCGCTGCTGGTGCAGGCCGGTTCCTCGGAGGACGGCAAGGCGGTGGCCGGGCGGTTTGCCGAGGCCGTGTTCACCGCGCAGCAGACCCTGGACGAGGGCAAGGCGTTTTACGCCGACCTGAAGGAACGCGCTCAGCAGCACGGCCGGGACCCGGACGACATCAAGATCCTGCCGGGGATCGTGCCGGTCATCGGGTCCACCGAAGCCGAGGCCCGCAGGCTGGAATCGGACCTGCAGGACCACATCGTGCACAGCTACGCGCTGCACCGGCTGGCCACGCTGCTGGACGTCGAGCTGACCGAAAAAGACCTCGACCGACGGCTGCGGCCGGAAGAACTGCCCGGTGAGGACCAGATCGAGACCGCCAAGAGCCGGTACACGCTGGTGGTCGACCTCGCGAAGCGGGAAGACCTGACGGTCCGGGAGATCATCCACCGGCTCGGCGGCGGCCGCGGCCACCGCACGTTCACCGGCACGCCCGAGCAGATCGCCGACACCATCGAGCACTGGTTCACCAGCGGCGCGGCGGACGGGTTCAACGTGATGCCCGCGGTGCTCCCATCCGGGCTGGAGTCCTTCGTGGACCACGTGGTGCCGATCCTCCGCCGGCGAGGCCTTTTCCGCACCGAGTACACCGGCCGGACCCTCCGCGATCACTACGGCCTCCGCCGCCCGGCCAACCAGTTCGCCCAACCGGAAGCGGTGCCCGCGCAGCAGTCCTGA
- a CDS encoding ABC transporter ATP-binding protein, whose product MAPNIGQLTERPTEIHSGQVRVRGLVRRFGDRVVLEGIDLDIAPGEFVALLGRSGSGKSTLLRALAGLDHDVTGSGSATVPEKRAVVFQDSRLLPWARVLDNVTLGLSGADAAERGRAVLSEVGLAGRERSWPNALSGGEQQRAALARSLVREPELLLADEPFGALDALTRIRMHRLLRELCARHRPAVLLVTHDVDEAITLADRVLVLDGGTIAVNREIDLPVPRSHRDPRFIDHRDALLVALGVTEDDSEDSNG is encoded by the coding sequence ATGGCGCCGAACATTGGACAGCTGACCGAGCGACCCACCGAGATCCACAGTGGACAAGTCCGGGTTCGCGGACTGGTGCGCCGGTTCGGTGATCGGGTGGTGCTCGAGGGCATCGACCTCGACATTGCACCCGGCGAGTTCGTGGCCCTGCTAGGGCGCAGCGGTTCCGGCAAGAGCACGTTGTTGCGCGCGCTGGCTGGGCTCGACCACGACGTCACCGGCAGCGGGTCGGCGACCGTCCCGGAGAAACGCGCAGTCGTCTTCCAGGACTCGCGGCTGCTGCCATGGGCCAGGGTTCTCGACAACGTCACGCTGGGCCTGTCCGGTGCCGACGCCGCAGAGCGCGGTCGAGCGGTCCTCAGCGAGGTCGGGCTCGCCGGGCGCGAACGTTCCTGGCCCAACGCGCTGTCCGGAGGCGAGCAGCAGCGCGCCGCACTAGCCCGTTCGCTCGTGCGGGAACCCGAACTCCTGCTCGCCGACGAACCTTTCGGCGCGCTCGACGCGCTGACCCGGATCCGGATGCACCGGCTCCTGCGGGAGCTGTGCGCCCGGCACCGACCGGCGGTGCTGCTGGTCACGCACGACGTCGACGAGGCGATCACGCTGGCCGACCGGGTGCTGGTGCTGGACGGCGGAACCATCGCCGTCAACCGGGAAATCGACCTGCCCGTGCCGAGATCGCACCGCGATCCGCGATTCATCGACCACCGGGACGCCCTGCTCGTGGCGCTCGGGGTGACCGAAGACGATTCGGAGGATTCCAATGGGTGA
- a CDS encoding ABC transporter substrate-binding protein, with the protein MSSSAPAGRIRPARHRKTIARAAAGFAALLALAGCASGGGTGGLAADAPLPTEIPPGTKLVVADQQERLQSLFRASGEFDKIPVKPEFANFTGGPEVLEAFRSEAADIAIVGDTPPIYAQASGEDVPIIAAYRIDPNSTRLAVTPGANVRTLSDLRGKKIAYAEGTAQQSSVLRALEKAGLTTNDVQLVRLQLAEFNDAVRTGAVDVAPLNEPRLTRFLTQTGGQGTTIPVAETEGTSTGLSFLYTRRAALEDPAKAAAIRAFVDHFVAARQWAATHPSEWIDSYYVKNQGVTRADGERIVASEGEVVFPKIDDALIATQQHTIDLLRADGGLPKPLNANEHFDRRFDAVVDESVRRIGASRAENGHGG; encoded by the coding sequence ATGTCTTCGTCGGCCCCTGCTGGGCGGATTCGCCCGGCTCGACACCGAAAAACCATCGCCCGAGCCGCCGCGGGCTTCGCCGCGCTGCTGGCGCTCGCCGGTTGCGCCTCCGGCGGCGGAACCGGCGGGCTGGCCGCGGATGCCCCGCTGCCCACCGAGATCCCGCCGGGGACCAAGCTCGTCGTCGCGGATCAGCAGGAGCGGTTGCAAAGCCTGTTTCGCGCCTCCGGCGAGTTCGACAAGATCCCGGTCAAGCCCGAGTTCGCCAACTTCACCGGCGGCCCCGAGGTGCTGGAAGCGTTCCGCTCCGAGGCCGCCGACATCGCCATCGTCGGCGACACCCCGCCGATCTACGCCCAGGCGTCGGGGGAGGACGTGCCGATCATCGCGGCGTACCGCATCGATCCCAACTCGACCCGCTTAGCGGTGACCCCGGGCGCGAACGTCCGCACCCTGTCGGACCTGCGCGGCAAGAAGATCGCCTACGCCGAGGGCACCGCGCAGCAGTCTTCCGTGCTGCGCGCGCTGGAGAAGGCGGGCCTGACCACGAACGATGTGCAACTCGTCCGGCTGCAGCTGGCCGAGTTCAACGACGCGGTGCGCACCGGAGCGGTGGATGTCGCGCCGCTAAACGAACCCAGGTTGACCCGTTTCCTTACCCAGACCGGCGGGCAGGGCACCACGATTCCGGTCGCCGAGACCGAGGGCACCAGCACCGGCCTGAGCTTCCTCTACACGCGTCGCGCGGCGCTGGAGGATCCCGCGAAGGCCGCCGCGATCCGGGCTTTCGTCGACCACTTCGTCGCGGCCCGGCAGTGGGCGGCGACCCACCCGAGCGAGTGGATCGACTCCTACTACGTCAAGAACCAGGGCGTCACCCGCGCCGACGGCGAGCGGATCGTCGCGTCCGAGGGCGAGGTCGTGTTCCCGAAGATCGACGACGCGCTCATCGCCACGCAGCAGCACACCATCGACCTGCTCCGAGCCGACGGCGGCTTGCCGAAGCCGTTGAACGCCAACGAGCACTTCGACCGGCGGTTCGACGCGGTGGTCGACGAGTCGGTGCGCCGGATCGGTGCGAGCCGAGCGGAGAACGGCCATGGTGGCTGA
- a CDS encoding glycosyltransferase, with product MRVLITAIGSRGDVAPYVGLGCRIRDAGHPVAVAAHRQFAGMAREHSLEFREVPGELHDLVPQPAERRASPRQLAERIERTTRYMREVGRGVLDAAERGADVLLQCGSVPFGYHVANGLGIPSMGVFLQAARTIRGLPAVPAQHIAIGGTVGKPDVGEHRVGDGVPDRLVIPSRGIHCGFLVGVRPGGAGEGRCVARPLGSMPGVGGSGIEPGSGG from the coding sequence GTGCGAGTTCTGATTACCGCCATCGGGTCGCGCGGCGATGTCGCTCCGTACGTCGGGTTGGGGTGCCGGATCCGTGACGCGGGCCATCCGGTCGCCGTCGCCGCGCACCGGCAGTTCGCCGGGATGGCCCGCGAGCATAGCCTGGAGTTCCGCGAGGTTCCCGGTGAGCTGCATGACCTGGTCCCGCAGCCAGCGGAGCGCCGGGCTTCGCCGCGGCAGCTGGCGGAGCGCATCGAGCGGACCACGCGTTACATGCGTGAGGTCGGCCGCGGTGTGTTGGACGCGGCGGAACGGGGTGCCGACGTGCTGCTGCAGTGCGGCTCGGTGCCGTTCGGCTACCACGTGGCCAATGGCTTGGGGATTCCGAGCATGGGTGTCTTCCTGCAGGCCGCTCGAACCATCCGGGGACTTCCCGCCGTTCCTGCTCAACACATCGCGATCGGCGGGACGGTGGGGAAACCGGATGTTGGGGAACATCGCGTTGGCGACGGTGTTCCTGATCGGCTAGTAATACCGAGTCGAGGCATCCATTGTGGATTCTTGGTCGGGGTGCGGCCGGGCGGCGCCGGGGAGGGGCGGTGCGTCGCCCGGCCGCTCGGCTCGATGCCTGGGGTCGGGGGAAGTGGCATCGAGCCGGGTTCTGGGGGCTAG
- a CDS encoding zinc finger protein: MYPFHWVPAAGRRHASLDERPCGCPYPTGTQVTTLCRQELLADNSELAWLWETCPDCNREARQLAGVGP; the protein is encoded by the coding sequence ATGTATCCGTTTCATTGGGTGCCTGCTGCGGGGCGGCGGCATGCGAGCTTGGACGAAAGGCCTTGTGGTTGCCCGTATCCGACCGGCACTCAGGTGACGACCTTGTGCCGCCAGGAGCTTTTGGCCGATAACAGCGAGTTGGCTTGGCTCTGGGAGACCTGCCCGGATTGCAACCGGGAGGCTCGGCAGCTCGCCGGTGTCGGCCCGTGA
- a CDS encoding helix-turn-helix domain-containing protein, with amino-acid sequence MKRTTGGSPKARIVGAELRKAREAYGIGVRELARRLGMDHSKLSRCESGRTVATPEFAASVLAAVGVPEAERERVIELARGAERANWMSPGVPGVHHELTTLIEFEKTAKQITEVSPFVISGLLQTADYARALMSAGVGAPPSDLETRVTLRVGRRDVLTRKKGPRFTFLALETALRTAIGGPEVMADQLRQILSMSEWPSVTVQVIPADLDVWHPALLGSYILFEFPKADPIVHLEQYASAVFLYEQEQTDAYRSATDTLRELAMSPAESGELIAKVAEEMESRT; translated from the coding sequence ATGAAGCGCACCACTGGAGGAAGCCCAAAGGCGCGGATTGTCGGCGCTGAGCTGCGAAAAGCCCGAGAGGCATATGGAATAGGCGTGCGAGAGTTGGCGCGCAGGCTTGGTATGGATCACTCGAAACTGTCTCGTTGCGAGAGTGGAAGGACTGTTGCCACACCCGAGTTCGCGGCGAGTGTGCTTGCTGCCGTCGGCGTGCCAGAAGCCGAACGTGAACGGGTTATCGAGCTCGCACGTGGAGCCGAGCGGGCCAACTGGATGTCTCCTGGTGTTCCTGGCGTGCACCACGAGTTGACCACGCTGATCGAGTTCGAGAAGACTGCCAAGCAGATCACGGAAGTCTCGCCGTTTGTCATCTCTGGCTTGCTTCAAACAGCGGACTACGCACGTGCCCTGATGAGTGCGGGTGTCGGAGCACCGCCCAGCGATCTAGAAACCCGAGTGACACTGCGCGTCGGACGCCGTGACGTCTTGACTCGCAAGAAGGGCCCGCGCTTCACGTTCCTTGCGCTGGAGACCGCGCTGCGAACTGCAATTGGCGGGCCGGAGGTCATGGCTGACCAACTCCGGCAGATCCTGAGCATGTCCGAGTGGCCAAGCGTAACGGTGCAGGTGATCCCAGCTGACCTCGATGTCTGGCATCCCGCGCTTCTCGGTTCCTACATCCTGTTTGAGTTCCCGAAGGCGGATCCGATTGTTCATCTGGAGCAGTACGCGTCTGCGGTGTTCCTTTACGAGCAAGAACAAACGGACGCATATCGGTCGGCCACAGATACGCTGCGCGAGTTGGCGATGAGTCCGGCTGAGTCGGGCGAGCTCATCGCCAAGGTGGCTGAGGAGATGGAGAGCAGGACATGA
- a CDS encoding ABC transporter permease — protein MVAERRRLGPGRKIPFFRLLGPVVLLLVWQLTSSIGLLSPHTLTPPAQVVSTAGELLTDGRLQSHLLTSLWRASVSLLLGVLIGLVLALLAGLSRFGEALVDGPVQIKRAIPTLALIPLAIIWFGIGEGMKITVVTLAVLVPIYLNTHAALRGVDGRFVELAETVRLSRWQFVRRIAIPGSLPGFFTGLRMAVTISWLALVVVEQINATSGIGSLMTQARNYAQTDVIVVGLVIYALFGLLSDSVVRFAEGRVLSWRRTLDS, from the coding sequence ATGGTGGCTGAGCGCCGGCGATTGGGGCCCGGCCGCAAGATCCCGTTCTTCCGGCTGCTCGGCCCGGTCGTGCTGCTGCTGGTATGGCAGCTGACCTCGAGCATCGGCCTGCTGTCGCCGCACACGCTCACGCCGCCTGCGCAGGTCGTGTCGACGGCTGGGGAGCTGCTCACCGACGGCCGGTTGCAGTCGCACCTGCTCACGTCGCTGTGGCGGGCATCGGTGTCGCTGCTGCTGGGCGTGCTGATCGGGCTGGTGCTGGCGCTGCTGGCCGGGCTCAGCCGCTTCGGCGAAGCGCTGGTCGACGGACCGGTGCAAATCAAGCGGGCGATCCCGACGCTCGCGCTGATCCCGCTGGCGATCATCTGGTTCGGCATCGGGGAGGGCATGAAGATCACGGTGGTGACGCTGGCGGTGCTGGTGCCGATCTACCTGAACACCCACGCCGCCCTGCGCGGTGTCGACGGGCGGTTCGTGGAACTGGCTGAGACCGTGCGGTTGAGCCGCTGGCAGTTCGTGCGCCGGATCGCGATTCCCGGTTCGCTGCCGGGTTTCTTCACCGGCCTGCGGATGGCGGTGACGATCTCGTGGCTGGCGCTCGTCGTGGTGGAGCAGATCAACGCGACCAGCGGCATCGGCTCGCTGATGACGCAAGCCCGGAACTACGCGCAGACCGACGTCATCGTGGTGGGCCTGGTCATCTACGCCCTGTTCGGGCTGTTGTCGGACAGCGTTGTGCGATTCGCGGAAGGACGGGTGCTGTCATGGCGCCGAACATTGGACAGCTGA
- a CDS encoding FAD-dependent oxidoreductase, giving the protein MALGCDCLGAPGPRRARRPRRCDHFDRCLACTPFAGGLRISGMFELASGRAAVRERALRKVLRAPRKYLPGWQPAEPGTRLAGFQPSTPDSLPIIGPVPGADGVFAASGHGGPA; this is encoded by the coding sequence CTGGCCCTCGGTTGCGACTGCCTCGGTGCGCCTGGGCCGCGTCGTGCTCGGCGGCCTCGCCGGTGTGACCACTTCGATCGATGCCTCGCCTGCACGCCGTTTGCCGGCGGCCTGCGGATTTCCGGGATGTTCGAGCTCGCGTCGGGCAGGGCGGCCGTGCGGGAGCGCGCACTCCGCAAGGTGCTTCGGGCGCCCCGGAAGTACCTGCCGGGGTGGCAGCCGGCCGAGCCGGGCACCAGGCTCGCGGGTTTCCAGCCGTCGACGCCGGACAGCCTGCCGATCATCGGCCCGGTGCCCGGTGCGGACGGGGTTTTCGCAGCCAGTGGACACGGCGGCCCTGCTTGA
- a CDS encoding Tex family protein → MVTTVHQKIAEELGVRERQVQSAVELLDGGATVPFIARYRKEATGALDDAQLRTLEERLRYLRELEERRTTVLDSIRSQGKLTDELEAQINGADSKARLEDIYLPYKPKRRTKAQIAIEAGLEPLADQLLSDPSNDPQETAAGFVDAEKGVADSQAALEGARSILVERFAEDADLIGELREKVWTRGRMVSKVREGKEEEGAKFADYFEFSEGFADLPSHRILALFRGENEEALELSLEPDDGAEQVGPTDYELRIAQQFGIADKGRPADRWLSDVVRWAWRTRVLTRLSVDIRLRLRQNAEDEAVRVFAANLRDLLLAAPAGSRATMGLDPGYRTGVKVAIVDGTGKVVATDTIYPHQPQRQWDQAMAKLATLAKAHHVDLIAIGNGTASRETDKLAGDLISQNPDLKLTKISVSEAGASVYSASAYASRELPALDVSLRGAVSIARRLQDPLAELVKIDPKSIGVGQYQHDVSETKLSRSLDAVVEDCVNAVGVDVNTASAPLLTRVSGISEGLADNIVHHRDTNGAFRTRTALKDVARLGPKAFEQCAGFLRIPDGDDPLDSSAVHPEAYPVVHRILGSTGGDMTGLIGNARVLKSLRPQDFVDDSFGLPTVTDILAELDKPGRDPRPEFKAATFAEGVEKIADLKPGMTLEGVVTNVAAFGAFVDVGVHQDGLVHVSAMSKNFVSDPRDVVKSGDIVRVKVLDVDIPRKRISLTLRLDDEPGAGGRQDRDTGRGQGGGRGQGGGGRNGGGRGQGGGQGGQGGQGQGGQGSGQGGGQGRGGQGRGGQRGQRNDAPAGSMADALRRAGFGK, encoded by the coding sequence ATCGTGACGACTGTTCATCAGAAGATCGCCGAGGAGCTCGGCGTCCGCGAGCGCCAGGTGCAGTCAGCCGTCGAGCTTCTCGACGGCGGGGCGACTGTGCCATTCATCGCGCGCTACCGAAAGGAAGCGACCGGGGCCCTCGACGACGCCCAGTTGCGCACGCTCGAAGAGCGGTTGCGCTACCTGCGCGAGCTCGAAGAGCGGCGCACTACGGTGCTGGATTCCATCCGCTCGCAGGGCAAGCTGACCGACGAGCTCGAAGCGCAGATCAACGGGGCGGACTCGAAGGCGCGGCTGGAGGACATCTACCTGCCGTACAAGCCCAAGCGCCGCACCAAGGCCCAGATCGCCATCGAGGCGGGCCTGGAACCGCTGGCCGACCAGCTGCTGTCGGACCCGAGCAACGACCCGCAGGAGACCGCGGCCGGTTTCGTGGACGCAGAGAAGGGCGTCGCCGACAGCCAGGCCGCGCTGGAGGGCGCACGCTCGATCCTGGTCGAGCGGTTCGCCGAGGACGCCGACCTGATCGGCGAGCTGCGCGAGAAGGTGTGGACGCGCGGCCGGATGGTCTCCAAGGTGCGCGAGGGCAAGGAAGAGGAAGGCGCGAAGTTCGCCGACTACTTCGAGTTCTCCGAGGGGTTCGCGGACCTGCCATCGCACCGCATCCTGGCGCTGTTCCGTGGCGAGAACGAAGAGGCCCTGGAGCTGTCGCTGGAGCCCGACGACGGCGCGGAGCAGGTGGGCCCGACCGACTACGAGCTGCGGATCGCGCAGCAGTTCGGCATCGCCGACAAGGGCCGCCCGGCCGACCGCTGGCTGTCCGATGTGGTCCGCTGGGCGTGGCGGACCCGCGTCCTGACGCGGCTGAGCGTGGACATCCGGCTGCGGCTGCGGCAGAACGCCGAGGACGAGGCGGTCCGGGTGTTCGCGGCGAACCTGCGCGACCTGCTGCTGGCCGCGCCGGCCGGATCGCGCGCCACGATGGGCCTGGACCCGGGCTACCGGACCGGCGTGAAGGTCGCGATCGTCGATGGCACCGGCAAGGTCGTCGCGACGGACACGATCTACCCGCACCAGCCGCAGCGGCAGTGGGACCAGGCAATGGCCAAGCTCGCGACGCTGGCGAAGGCGCACCACGTGGACCTGATCGCGATCGGCAACGGCACGGCGTCGCGCGAGACGGACAAGCTGGCCGGCGACCTGATCAGCCAGAACCCGGACCTGAAGCTCACCAAGATCTCGGTGTCCGAGGCGGGCGCGTCGGTGTACTCGGCGTCGGCCTACGCGTCGCGCGAGCTGCCGGCCCTGGACGTGTCGCTGCGCGGCGCGGTGTCGATCGCCCGGCGCCTGCAGGACCCGCTGGCGGAGCTGGTGAAGATCGACCCGAAGTCGATCGGCGTCGGCCAGTACCAGCACGACGTTTCGGAGACGAAGCTGTCGCGTTCCCTGGACGCGGTGGTCGAGGACTGCGTGAACGCGGTCGGCGTGGACGTGAACACGGCGTCGGCGCCGCTGCTGACCAGGGTGTCGGGCATCAGCGAGGGGTTGGCGGACAACATCGTCCATCACCGCGACACCAACGGCGCGTTCCGGACCCGCACGGCGCTCAAGGACGTGGCGCGGCTGGGGCCGAAGGCGTTCGAGCAGTGCGCGGGTTTCCTGCGGATCCCGGACGGCGACGACCCGCTGGACTCGTCGGCGGTCCACCCGGAGGCCTACCCGGTGGTGCACCGCATTCTGGGCAGCACCGGCGGTGATATGACCGGTCTGATCGGCAACGCCAGGGTGCTGAAGTCGTTGCGACCGCAGGACTTCGTGGACGACAGCTTCGGTCTGCCGACGGTGACGGACATCCTCGCGGAGCTCGACAAACCGGGCCGCGACCCGCGACCGGAGTTCAAGGCGGCGACGTTCGCGGAAGGTGTCGAGAAGATCGCCGACCTGAAGCCTGGCATGACGCTGGAGGGCGTGGTCACGAACGTGGCGGCGTTCGGCGCGTTCGTGGACGTGGGTGTGCACCAGGACGGTTTGGTGCACGTGTCGGCGATGTCGAAGAACTTCGTCAGCGACCCGCGCGACGTGGTGAAGTCCGGAGACATCGTCCGCGTGAAGGTCCTCGACGTCGACATCCCGCGCAAGCGGATCTCGCTGACGCTGCGCCTGGACGACGAGCCGGGTGCCGGGGGCCGCCAGGACCGCGACACCGGCCGGGGCCAGGGCGGCGGTCGCGGCCAGGGCGGCGGCGGTCGCAACGGCGGCGGCCGTGGCCAGGGCGGCGGTCAGGGCGGTCAGGGCGGTCAGGGTCAGGGCGGTCAGGGCAGCGGTCAAGGCGGCGGTCAAGGCCGGGGCGGCCAGGGGCGCGGCGGCCAGCGCGGTCAGCGCAACGACGCGCCCGCCGGATCGATGGCCGACGCTCTCCGCCGGGCGGGCTTCGGCAAGTAG
- a CDS encoding MerR family transcriptional regulator, whose amino-acid sequence MTLAPATAQALAALITTGSAPVDLAPFEIGRFGRRRARSASRQVSNTGTRLHRVSEYRIDDLARAAGTTVRNVRVYQDRELLPPPRREGRTAIYSDTHLMRLRLIINMLERGYAFAQIKEMIAAWESGRSLGEVLGLEEVVGASWAEEEPRAVTVGELRKKFGKQFSPSNIKRSVELGLLERRGRSFVSPSPRLLDAGAELVSLGVPLNEVLDLAEQLQKDIDHVAEILVEVVRKHVLTRSVPCDDEIPYYSEALQRLRPLVMSALNAAAARSAERVIPGVLGDRLVELLANDQKPGEGALPRDLRGRSRS is encoded by the coding sequence TTGACGCTGGCCCCGGCGACCGCGCAGGCGCTCGCGGCGCTGATCACCACCGGTTCGGCACCTGTCGACCTCGCGCCGTTCGAAATCGGCCGGTTCGGGCGGCGCAGGGCGCGGTCGGCGTCCCGGCAGGTCTCGAACACAGGAACTAGACTTCACCGGGTGTCGGAATACCGGATCGACGATCTTGCTCGGGCTGCGGGTACGACGGTGCGCAACGTGCGTGTCTACCAGGACCGGGAGCTGTTGCCGCCGCCTCGCCGGGAAGGGCGGACGGCGATCTACTCCGACACTCACCTGATGCGACTGCGGCTGATCATCAACATGCTGGAGCGCGGGTACGCGTTCGCGCAGATCAAGGAGATGATCGCGGCGTGGGAGTCCGGGCGCAGCCTCGGCGAGGTGCTCGGGCTGGAGGAGGTCGTCGGCGCGTCCTGGGCGGAGGAGGAGCCGCGCGCCGTCACGGTGGGCGAGCTGCGCAAGAAGTTCGGCAAGCAGTTCTCCCCGTCGAACATCAAGCGGTCGGTCGAACTGGGCCTGCTGGAGCGGCGCGGTCGCAGCTTCGTCTCGCCGAGCCCGCGGCTGCTGGACGCCGGCGCCGAACTGGTCAGCCTCGGCGTCCCGCTCAACGAGGTGCTGGACCTCGCCGAGCAGCTGCAGAAGGACATCGACCACGTGGCCGAGATCCTCGTCGAAGTCGTGCGCAAGCACGTGCTGACCCGATCGGTGCCCTGCGACGACGAGATCCCGTACTACTCCGAGGCGCTGCAACGCCTGCGGCCGCTGGTGATGTCCGCGCTCAACGCGGCCGCGGCGCGCTCGGCGGAGCGGGTCATCCCGGGTGTGCTCGGCGACCGCTTGGTGGAGTTGCTGGCGAATGACCAGAAGCCCGGCGAAGGCGCGTTGCCGCGTGATCTGCGCGGGCGTTCCCGAAGCTAG